The segment CGCGTACGCCGTCGTCGACGGGTTCGCGGCGTTCGTCGCCGCCGTCGTGGCCGCCACCGTGCTGGAGCGCGGCGCGGTCGTGGTCCGCAGCGCGCTGATCGCGCACCTGCTGCCCGTCGAGGACCAGGTCCGCTCCCGGGCGCTGCTGCGCTCGGTGATGAACGCCGGGCTGGTGGTCGGCGCGACGGGCGCCGCGTTCGTCCTGCACGCGGACAGCTACTGGGGGTACACCGCCGCGCTGGCCGTGGACGCCGCCACCTTCGCCGCGACCTCGCTGCTGCTGACCGGGCTGCCGAACGCCGCACCGGTGGACGGGCGGCCGCAGCGGGCCGACCGGGACGGGAAACGCCGGCGCACCGCCCTTGCCGACCGGCGCTACCTGCTGGTGGCGTTCCTGCACGCCGTGCTGGAACTGCAGTTCGCCATGCTGGAGATCGGCATCCCGCTGTGGATCGCCACCCGCACCAGCGCGCCGCGCCCGCTGGTCGCGGTGGTGGGCATCGTCAACTGCCTTGCCGTGGTGCTGTTCCAGGTCCGCGCCAGCCGGGGCGTGGTCGACCTCCGCTCGGCGGCCCGGGCCTGCGCCCGGGGCGGGGTGCTGCTCGGCGCGGCCTGCCTGGTGTACGCGGCGGCGGCCGGCCGGGGCGCGGTGCTCGCGGTGGTGCTGGTGCTGGCGGGCGTGCTGCTGCACAGCCTGGCCGAACTGCTCACCTCGGCCGGCGGCTGGACGCTCAGCCTGGACCTGGCCGATCCGGAGCGGCACGGCGAGTACCAGGGCGTGTTCATGAGCGGCCAGGCCGGCTCGCACGTGATCGGCCCGCTGATCGTCACCGCGACCGTGCTCGCGCACGGCGTGGCGGGCTGGGCGGTGCTCGGCGGGCTGCTGGTCGCGGCCGGGCTGGCGATCGTGCCGGCGGCGGCCCGTCAGTCGCCGGAGAAGCCGAAGACGCCCCAGTGGGTGGGCTCGCCGTCGGTGTAGAGCAGCACGTACCGGCCGCTCCAGCGCAGGTCGGCCTCCCGCCGCAGCGCGTCGCCCTCCATCGCCCGGAGGTACTGCGGGACGGTCGGCCGCTCGGTGCCGAAGTGGTGCGACAGCCGTGCGGCGGGCAGCGGTTGGACGAAGCCGTCGCGGGCGGGCTCGGCGGCCAGCGCGCTGCGGGGGACGTCCAGGATCGAGTGGGTGCCCTCCGTCCCCATGAACTCGCCGTCCTCCCACAGCTCCTCGAGCGACTCGTACTCGCCGGCGCCGTTCCACTCCGACCCGGCGAACACCTCCCGGTGCAGCGCGTCGAGCGTGCCCTGCGGCGTGCCCCGGTAGGGGGTCAGGTAGTCCCAGCCGCTCGCGCCCATGCCTGTGCTCCTCGATCTCCGTCGACACCCCGTCAGGTCGAACGTCCGGAGGCTACACGGTGGAACCGACGGGCGGGGCGGAGAAGGGGTCGGCCCCGGACCCTTCGCCGTGGGTCCGGGGCCGTGGGGCCGGGGGCGCGCCGTCGTCCCTGGCGGCGGGCCCCCGGGGCGGTGGGGGCGGGGGAGCGGGGGTGTCAGCCGCGGGCGGCGAGGTCGCGGGCGGCGCGGGCGGCGGCGAGGGCGATCCGGTCCTCGTCGACGGTGGTGAGGCGGCCGTGCTCGACCACCGCGTTGCCGTTCACGAAGAGCGCGGCCAGCGGCGGGAGCGCGCCCAGGACGAGGGCGGCGACCGGGTCGGCGATCGAGGAGTGCAGCACGCCGTCGATCTTCCACAGGGCGAGGTCGGCGAGCTTGCCGGCCTCGATCGAGCCGATCTCGGCCTGCCGGCCCAGCACCCGGGCGCCGCCCATGGTGCCCAGCCGCAGCGCCTGGCGGACGGTCAGCGCGTCCGGGCGGCCGTGCAGCCGGTTGATCAGCAGGGCGTTGCGCAGCTCGGTGCCCAGCTCGCCGGACTCGTTGGAGGCGGTGCCGTCCACGCCGAGGCCGACCGGGACGCCGGCCCGCAGCATGTCGGGGACCCGGGCGATGCCGGCCGCGAGCCGGGCGTTGGAGGACGGGCAGTGCGCGACGCCGGTGCCGGTCTCGGCGAACTTCGCGATGTCGGAGTCGTTCATGTGGACGCAGTGCGCCATCCACACGTCCTCGCCGAGCCAGCCCGTCGACTCGAAGTAGTCGGTGGGGCCCATCCCGAACAGCTGCTTGCAGAACTCCTCCTCCTCGGCGGTCTCCGAGCCGTGGGTGTGCAGCCGCACGCCCTTGCGCCGGGCCAACTCGGCCGACTGGCGCATCAGTTCGGTGGAGACC is part of the Kitasatospora setae KM-6054 genome and harbors:
- a CDS encoding MFS transporter gives rise to the protein MTAAAAPAGRRSLLPADPVLRRLAVLTAVNTVGNGLYYSVSALYFTRQVGLSAAQLATGLACAGVAGMLAGVPFGRLADRVGHRRLLYLLGPLQGLAVLAYAVVDGFAAFVAAVVAATVLERGAVVVRSALIAHLLPVEDQVRSRALLRSVMNAGLVVGATGAAFVLHADSYWGYTAALAVDAATFAATSLLLTGLPNAAPVDGRPQRADRDGKRRRTALADRRYLLVAFLHAVLELQFAMLEIGIPLWIATRTSAPRPLVAVVGIVNCLAVVLFQVRASRGVVDLRSAARACARGGVLLGAACLVYAAAAGRGAVLAVVLVLAGVLLHSLAELLTSAGGWTLSLDLADPERHGEYQGVFMSGQAGSHVIGPLIVTATVLAHGVAGWAVLGGLLVAAGLAIVPAAARQSPEKPKTPQWVGSPSV
- a CDS encoding 8-oxoguanine deaminase; its protein translation is MAVQPPAADRRIVIENVAIATVDARDTEYARGHVVLLGNTIESVGDGPAPAWLDNVARRINGEGHLLTPGLVNTHHHFYQWITRGLAQDHILFDWLVALYPTWARIDEDLVHAATQGSAAALLKSGCTTASDHHYVFPRGGGDVLGSSVAGVQELGLRFTALRGSMDRSRKDGGLPPDHAVEDTDEILAASESAVDKWHDASFGSMLQVAIAPCSPFSVSTELMRQSAELARRKGVRLHTHGSETAEEEEFCKQLFGMGPTDYFESTGWLGEDVWMAHCVHMNDSDIAKFAETGTGVAHCPSSNARLAAGIARVPDMLRAGVPVGLGVDGTASNESGELGTELRNALLINRLHGRPDALTVRQALRLGTMGGARVLGRQAEIGSIEAGKLADLALWKIDGVLHSSIADPVAALVLGALPPLAALFVNGNAVVEHGRLTTVDEDRIALAAARAARDLAARG